The Saccopteryx leptura isolate mSacLep1 chromosome 2, mSacLep1_pri_phased_curated, whole genome shotgun sequence genome has a window encoding:
- the LOC136392435 gene encoding nucleoside diphosphate kinase A: MANSERTFIAIKPDGVQRQLVGEIIKRFEQKGFRLVAMKFMQASEDLLREHYIDLKDRPFFTGLVKYMHSGPVVAMVWEGLNVVKTGRVMLGETNPADSKPGTIRGDFCIQVGRNIIHGSDSVESAEKEIGLWFQPEELVDYKSCAQNWIYE; the protein is encoded by the exons ATGGCCAACAGTGAGCGCACCTTCATCGCCATCAAGCCTGATGGCGTCCAGCGCCAGCTTGTGGGAGAGATCATCAAGCGTTTTGAGCAGAAGGGATTCCGCCTCGTTGCTATGAAATTCATGCAG GCTTCTGAAGACCTTCTCAGGGAACACTACATCGACCTGAAGGACCGTCCATTCTTCACTGGCCTGGTGAAATACATGCACTCAGGGCCAGTGGTTGCCATG GTCTGGGAGGGGCTGAATGTGGTGAAGACAGGTCGCGTAATGCTTGGGGAGACCAACCCAGCGGACTCCAAACCTGGGACCATCCGAGGGGACTTTTGTATCCAAGTTGGCAG GAACATTATCCATGGCAGTGATTCCGTGGAGAGTGCAGAGAAGGAGATTGGCCTGTGGTTTCAGCCTGAGGAACTGGTAGATTACAAGAGCTGCGCTCAGAACTGGATCTACGAGTGA
- the LOC136392434 gene encoding nucleoside diphosphate kinase B, translated as MANTERTFIAIKPDGVQRGLVGDIIKRFEQKGFRLVAMKFLRASEELLKQHYIDLKERPFYPGLVKYMNSGPVVAMVWEGLNVVKTGRLMLGETNPADSKPGTIRGDFCIQVGRNIIHGSDSVKSAEKEISLWFKPEELVDYKSCAYDWIYE; from the exons ATGGCCAACACGGAGCGCACCTTCATCGCCATCAAGCCGGACGGCGTGCAGCGCGGCCTGGTGGGCGACATCATCAAGCGCTTCGAGCAGAAGGGCTTCCGCCTCGTGGCCATGAAGTTCCTTCGG GCGTCGGAGGAGCTCCTGAAGCAGCACTACATTGACCTGAAGGAGCGCCCGTTCTACCCAGGGCTGGTGAAGTACATGAACTCAGGGCCGGTGGTGGCCATG GTCTGGGAGGGGCTGAATGTGGTGAAGACAGGGAGGCTGATGCTTGGGGAGACCAACCCAGCAGATTCTAAGCCCGGCACCATTCGCGGAGACTTCTGCATTCAAGTGGGCAG GAACATCATTCATGGCAGTGATTCAGTAAAAAGTGCTGAGAAAGAAATCAGCCTGTGGTTTAAGCCGGAAGAATTGGTTGACTACAAGTCTTGTGCTTACGACTGGATCTATGAATAA